Proteins from a single region of Manis javanica isolate MJ-LG chromosome 5, MJ_LKY, whole genome shotgun sequence:
- the LOC140849716 gene encoding nuclear envelope pore membrane protein POM 121-like, protein MSGRSHNAIPSDHSSTGGISQLCKRRGSGASPFSIPNSCYMKTIERPAKKMRKQELPPNSGSSDPLGSEKGSQGEQATTTSGKANSRDSPPSSSRPRRRKFQLVPSRRGIPLIMPEAPMLGYTITVEEYEQVQTEWLKTVFKDKTGEWDSFLGSTQCHQPLLRGKQHASQSLKWLNLLWLSTPELVQA, encoded by the exons ATGTCTGGTCGCAGTCACAATGCCATTCCCAGCGACCACAGCTCGACTGGAGGGATCTCTCAG CTCTGTAAGAGAAGAGGTTCCGGTGCctcacccttctccatccccaacTCGTGCTACATGAAGACAATAGAGAGGCcagcaaagaaaatgag AAAACAGGAGCTTCCTCCTAACTCTGGCTCCTCAGATCCCTTGGGAAGTGAGAAGGGGtcccagggagaacagg CTACAACCACATCTGGGAAGGCCAACTCCAGGGATTCTCCACCCAGCAGCTCGCGGCCACGTAGACGCAAATTCCAACTGGTGCCGTCCAGGCGAGGGATCCCACTTATCATG CCTGAAGCTCCCATGCTCGGCTATACCATCACAGTCGAAGAGTATGAGCAAGTTCAGACAGAGTGGCTGAAGACCGTCTTCAAGGATAAGACTG GCGAGTGGGACAGCTTTCTGGGGAGCACACAGTGCCATCAGCCTCTGCTTAGGGGAAAGCAGCATGCCAGCCAGTCACTGAAATGGTTGAACCTGCTCTGGCTTAGCACACCTGAGCTGGTGCAGGCCTGA